Proteins from a genomic interval of Zonotrichia albicollis isolate bZonAlb1 chromosome 18, bZonAlb1.hap1, whole genome shotgun sequence:
- the LOC102073140 gene encoding protein DGCR6: METWGEPAHAQNATGGRGRAALRSRRSQEGRAGAPEGEVAGGAMARPGGFEAAEQQQQQQEVPSRQQERHYRLLAELQALVKALPSACQQRLSYTTLSELALALLDGTVFEIVQGLLEIQHLTEKNLYSQRRQLHSEHRGLKQELFHRHKEAQQCCRPHNLPLLRAAQQREMEAMEQQIREEQRMMDEKIVLELDQKVIDQQSTLEKAGVSGFYITTNPQELTLQMNLLELIRKLQQKEAEAEKTFS, encoded by the exons ATGGAGACGTGGGGCGAACCCGCGCATGCGCAAAATGCTACAGGAGGCAGGGGTCGAGCGGCGCTGCGCAGCCGCAGATCGCAGGAGGGCCGTGCGGGAGCGCCTGAGGGGGAGGTAGCCGGCGGGGCCATGGCGCGGCCCGGCGGGTTCGAGGCGgccgagcagcagcagcagcagcaggaggtgcCGTCCCGGCAGCAGGAGCGGCACTACCGGCTGCTGGCCGAGCTGCAGGCGCTTGTCAAGGCGCTGCCCAG tgcctgccagcagcGCCTCTCGTACACGACGTTGTCCGAGCTGGCGCTGGCGCTGCTGGATGGGACCGTGTTCGAGATcgtgcaggggctgctggagatCCAGCACCTCACCGAGAAGAACCTGTACAGCCAGCGGCGGCAGCTGCACAGCGAGCACCGCG GGCTGAAGCAGGAGCTGTTCCATCGGCACAAGgaggcccagcagtgctgcaggccCCACAACTTGCCATTGCTCCGTGCAGCCCAGCAGCGTGAGATGGAG GCTATGGAGCAACAGATCCGAGAGGAGCAGCGAATGATGGATGAGAAGATAGTCTTGGAATTGGACCAAAAAGTAATCGACCAGCAGAGCACCCTGGAGAAGGCCGGGGTGTCTGGCTTCTACATCACCACCAACCCCCAG GAGCTGACTCTACAGATGAATTTGCTGGAGCTGATTCGgaagctgcagcagaaggaagctgaGGCTGAGAAGACTTTTTCCTGA
- the SLC7A4 gene encoding cationic amino acid transporter 4, which translates to MARWLPRSTDLTRFCQKLNRVKTLEDDMMETSFNRCLSTIDLTLLGIGGMVGSGLYVLTGTVAKEIAGPAVIVSFIIAGFASLLAALCYAEFGARVPKTGSAYMFTYVSVGEIWAFLIGWNVLLEYMIGGAAVARAWSGYLDSIFNHKIKNFTETHVGAWQVPFLAHYPDFLAAAILLVATAFISFGAKVSSWLNHVFSAISMGVILFILIMGFVLAQPKNWSTQEGGFAPYGLSGIMAGTATCFYAFVGFDVIAASSEEARNPQRAVPRAIAFSLGLATGAYILVSVVLTLMVPWHTLDPDSALADAFYRRGYAWAGFLVAAGSICAMNTVLLSNLFSLPRIVYAMAEDGLFFQVFSRVHPRTQVPVVGIVVFGLLMALLALVFDLEALVQFLSIGTLLAYTFVAASIIVLRFQQHKGDVPAAGAGGRPSAEPHEGLAGGELKEYESFSDKLNLVDRDKGKEQREPGQLKAAFEPYLEFLSDFYPGEVVTVAVVTLMVSAICLCSILVFGNTHLHLPTWSYSLLLVLFSLGFLLSLLLIWAHEQQHSTQTFQIPLVPLSPALSIILNIYLMLKLSYMTWLRFAIWLLLGLLVYFGYGIWHSKENLREPRAQRVSARYVVFPGGSLEERVQAVQPSCQPAAGLPDTDTDDGKR; encoded by the exons ATGGCGAGATGGCTGCCCCGCTCCACCGACCTGACCCGCTTCTGCCAGAAGCTCAACCGGGTGAAGACCCTGGAGGATGACATGATGGAGACATCCTTTAACAGATGCCTTTCCACCATCGACTTGACGCTGCTGGGCATCGGGGGCATGGTGGGCTCTGGGCTGTACGTCCTCACAGGCACCGTGGCCAAGGAGATCGCCGGCCCCGCCGTCATCGTCTCCTTCATCATCGCCGGCTTTGCCTCactcctggctgctctctgcTACGCTGAGTTTGGAGCCCGTGTACCCAAGACAGGCTCTGCCTACATGTTCACCTATGTGTCCGTGGGTGAAATCTGGGCTTTCCTTATCGGCTGGAATGTGCTGCTGGAGTACATGATTGGGGGGGCTGCAGTGGCCAGGGCCTGGAGTGGCTATCTGGACTCCATCTTTAACCACAAGATCAAGAACTTCACTGAGACCCATGTGGGTGCCTGGCAGGTGCCATTCCTGGCCCACTATCCAGACTTCCTGGCAGCTGCCATCCTGCTGGTAGCTACTGCCTTCATCTCCTTTGGGGCCAAAGTGTCCTCCTGGCTCAACCACGTCTTCTCAGCCATCAGCATGGGTGTCATCCTCTTCATCCTCATTATGGGTTTTGTCCTCGCACAGCCCAAGAACTGGAGCACCCAGGAGGGTGGCTTTGCCCCATATGGGCTGTCGGGCATCatggctggcacagccacctgCTTCTATGCCTTTGTGGGCTTTGACGTCATTGCAGCCTCCAGTGAAGAGGCCAGGAACCCGCAgagggctgtccccagggccatcGCTTTCTCCTTGGGGCTGGCCACCGGTGCCTATATCCTGGTGTCAGTTGTGCTGACGCTGATGGTGCCCTGGCACACGCTGGACCCTGACTCTGCCCTGGCTGATGCATTCTACAGGAGGGGCTATGCCTGGGCAGGGTTTCTGGTGGCTGCTGGCTCCATCTGTG CAATGAACACAGTTCTGCTGAGCAACCTCTTCTCCCTGCCACGCATCGTCTACGCCATGGCCGAGGATGGGCTCTTCTTTCAGGTCTTCTCCCGAGTGCACCCCCGCACACAGGTGCCCGTGGTGGGCATCGTGGTCTTTGGGCTGCTTATGGCCCTGCTGGCCCTTGTCTTCGACCTGGAGGCCCTGGTGCAGTTCCTGTCCATCGGCACTCTGCTGGCCTACACCTTCGTGGCTGCCAGCATCATCGTGCTGCGCTTCCAGCAGCACAAGGGGGATGTCCCCGCCGCGGGGGCTGGCGGCCGGCCCAGCGCTGAGCCCCACGAGGGCCTGGCCGGCGGCGAGCTGAAGGAGTACGAGTCCTTCTCCGACAAGCTGAACCTGGTGGACAGGGACAAGGGCAAAGAGCAGCGGGAGCCAGGGCAGCTGAAGGCAGCTTTTGAGCCCTACCTGGAGTTCCTCAGCGACTTCTACCCAGGTGAGGTGGTCACGGTGGCTGTGGTGACCTTGATGGTGTCTGCCATCTGCCTCTGCTCCATCTTAGTGTTTGGCAACACCCACCTCCACCTGCCCACCTGGAGCTACTCCCTGCTGCTGGTCCTCTTCAGTCTGGGCTTcctgctcagcctcctcctCATCTGGGCACacgagcagcagcacagcacccagaCTTTCCAG ATCCCCCTGGTGCCCCTGTCCCCAGCGCTGAGCATCATCCTCAACATCTACCTGATGCTGAAGCTCAGTTACATGACGTGGCTCCGCTTTGCCATCTGGCTGCTCTTGG GCTTGCTCGTCTACTTTGGCTACGGCATCTGGCACAGCAAGGAGAACCTGCGGGAGCCGCGGGCCCAGCGTGTCAGCGCGCGCTACGTGGTGTTCCCAGggggcagcctggaggagcggGTGCAGGCggtccagcccagctgccagccTGCCGCCGGGCTGCCGGACACCGACACGGATGACGGCAAGAGATGA